One segment of Salvelinus fontinalis isolate EN_2023a chromosome 12, ASM2944872v1, whole genome shotgun sequence DNA contains the following:
- the LOC129866906 gene encoding protein unc-45 homolog A-like — protein MSVNGKEKDPGALKEEGNTLFNAGDMQGALFFYTKALKLSGSQAESAVLHRNRSACYLKLEDYTKAEADASKALDADPGDVKARFRRAQALQKLGRLNEAFLDTQRCAQMEPTNNTFKEMLRLLGAQSQKKSVQMSSTDARVQQMFSLLLDPSAQPSDRQKAAQNLVVLSREEAGAEQIFRNDGVKLIQSLLGSKQEEVVLSALRTLVGLCTGHQSRTMAIVNELGMEQLCGVMGSGASAVSLAACHLLQVMFEALTEGMKREIRGKDEAILPEPSRELRSMLRHLVEMMPASSVSGPGRDSAINLLVKQVPRKSQRNPDNSLTLWVIDQGLKKILEVAGTVPEMSEGPPLTDNSHMSCSVLLSKLYDDLKSDAERENFNKLCEEYVQHHFGRPGLESKLRAIQTVSVLLQGPSDVGNRTLEMSGMMDAVISLCASEVVCHQQVAVEALIHAAGKAKRASFITANGVALLKDLYKKSENDQIRVRALVGLCKLGSAGGTDFSMKQFAEGSTLKLAKQCRKWLCNESLPPTSRRWAIEGLAYLTFDADVKEDLVEDRNALQAMFQLAKSEDKTVLFAVGSTLVNCTNSYDVDKPDPQMVELAKYAKQHVPEEHPKDAHSFVEKRLMKLLEAGVVSALVCMGKQESPALTETCRECIARVFLALVERQEDRGTVVAQGGGKALLPLVSESTDVGKTKAAQALAKITITSNPEIAFPGERIYEVVRPLVSLLTLDCSLLQNFESLMALTNLAGISERLRQKIIKEKAVPKVEGYMFEEHELVRSAATECMCNLVLSTEVQQLYVATGNDRLKLLVLYSGEEDERLRKAAAGTLAMLTAEQPELCARIPGTTSHWLEILQALLLSDSLELRHRGVVVMLNLMQAEKSLAETLMESEALEILSVLAKSTEQSPISRAAQHCLDKAIEYGIIKKPEEGGEGNEP, from the exons ATGAGTGTAAACGGGAAGGAAAAG GACCCTGGTGCCCTAAAGGAAGAGGGGAATACCCTGTTCAATGCAGGGGACATGCAGGGGGCTCTGTTCTTCTACACCAAGGCTCTCAAATTGAGTGGCAGCCAGGCGGAGAGTGCTGTCCTGCACCGCAACCGCTCCGCCTGCTACCTCAAGCTAGAGGACTACACCAAGGCTGAGGCTGATGCCTCCAAAG ctcttgaTGCTGACCCTGGTGATGTGAAAGCCAGGTTCCGGCGGGCACAGGCCCTGCAGAAGCTGGGTCGTCTGAACGAAGCGTTTCTGGACACTCAGAGGTGTGCACAGATGGAGCCCACAAACAACACCTTCAAGGAGATGCTCAGACTGCTGGGAGCACAGAGCCAGAAAAAG TCAGTTCAGATGTCCTCCACAGATGCTCGCGTTCAGCAGATGTTCTCTCTTCTCCTGGACCCCTCAGCACAACCCTCGGACAGACAGAAG GCTGCTCAGAACCTGGTGGTGCTGTCTCGTGAGGAGGCGGGAGCCGAGCAGATCTTTCGTAACGACGGGGTGAAGCTGATCCAAAGTCTGCTGGGCTCTAAGCAGGAGGAGGTGGTCCTGTCTGCTCTCAGGACCCTGGTTGGCCTGTGTACTGGCCATCAGTCCAGA ACCATGGCCATAGTGAACGAGCTGGGCATGGAGCAGCTGTGTGGGGTGATGGGCTCTGGGGCGTCTGCTGTGTCCCTGGCTGCCTGTCACCTGCTGCAGGTGATGTTCGAGGCCCTGACAGAGGGCATGAAGAGGGAGATCAGAGGGAAGGACGAGGCCATACTGCCTG AGCCGTCTCGTGAGCTGCGCTCCATGCTGCGCCACCTGGTGGAGATGATGCCAGCGAGCAGTGTGTCCGGGCCGGGCCGAGACAGCGCCATCAACCTCCTGGTCAAACAGGTGCCCCGCAAGTCCCAGAGGAACCCAGACAACTCCCTCACACTGTGGGTCATAGACCAGG GGCTAAAGAAGATCCTAGAGGTAGCCGGAACGGTCCCTGAGATGTCTGAGGGACCTCCTCTCACAGACAACTCCCACATGAGCTGCTCTGTGCTCCTCAGCAAACTCTATGATGACCTGAAGAGTGATGCCGAGAGGGAGAACTTCAATAAACTCTGCGAGGAATATGTCCA GCATCACTTTGGCCGCCCCGGCCTGGAGAGTAAGCTGCGCGCCATTCAGACAGTGTCTGTGCTTCTGCAAGGACCCAGCGACGTGGGCAACAGGACCCTGGAGATGTCGGGTATGATGGATGCGGTCATCTCTCTGTGTGCCTCGGAGGTCGTGTGTCACCAGCAGGTGGCGGTGGAGGCTCTGATCCATGCTGCAGGCAAGGCCAAGAGGGCCTCGTTCATCACAGCCAATGGCGTGGCACTGCTCAAGGACCTCTACAAGAAGAGTGAGAACGACCAGATACGGGTTCGAGCGCTAGTG GGTTTGTGTAAGCTGGGCTCAGCTGGGGGGACAGATTTCAGCATGAAGCAGTTTGCTGAGGGTTCCACACTGAAACTGGCCAAACAGTGCAGGAA GTGGCTGTGTAACGAGTCTCTCCCCCCAACGTCTCGGCGGTGGGCCATTGAGGGCCTGGCCTACCTCACCTTCGACGCTGACGTAAAGGAGGACCTAGTTGAGGACAGGAATGCCCTGCAGGCAATGTTTCAGCTAGCTAAG TCAGAGGATAAGACAGTACTGTTTGCAGTGGGCTCTACTCTGGTGAACTGTACTAACAGCTATGATGTGGACAAGCCTGACCCTCAGATGGTGGAGCTTGCCAAGTATGCTAAACAGCACGTACCAGAGGAACACCCCAAG GACGCTCACTCGTTTGTGGAGAAGAGGTTGATGAAGCTGCTGGAGGCAGGTGTGGTGTCTGCTCTGGTGTGCATGGGGAAACAGGAGAGTCCCGCCCTTACTGAGACCTGCAGGGAGTGCATCGCCAG ggtgtTCTTGGCTCTGGTGGAGAGGCAGGAGGACAGGGGCACAGTGGTGGCACAGGGTGGAGGAAAG GCCCTGCTCCCTCTGGTTTCTGAGAGTACTGATGTCGGGAAGACCAAGGCAGCACAGGCCCTGGCCAAGATCACCATCACATCCAACCCAGAGATAGCCTTCcctggggagaga atctaTGAGGTGGTGCGTCCCCTGGTCAGTCTGCTCACCCTGGACTGCTCCCTGCTGCAGAACTTTGAGTCTCTCATGGCCCTCACCAACCTGGCTGGTATCAGCGAGCGGCTCAgacagaagatcatcaaggagaaAGCTGTACCCAAGGTAGAGGGTTACATGTTTGAGGAGCACGAGCTGGTCCGCTCTGCAGCCACAGAGTGCATGTGTAACCTGGTCCTGAGCACTGAGGTGCAGCAGCTCTACGTGGCCACGGGGAATGACCGTCTGAAGCTGCTGGTGCTCTACAGTGGAGAGGAAGATGAGAGGCTGAGGAAAGCTGCAGCTGGAACCCTGGCCATGCTGACCGCAGAACAGCCTGAGCTGTGTGCACGCATCCCTGGAACG ACCAGTCACTGGCTAGAGATCCTTCAGGCCCTGTTGCTTAGTGACAGCTTGGAGCTGCGTCACCGTGGAGTGGTGGTCATGCTGAATCTGATGCAGGCGGAGAAGAGCCTGGCCGAGACGCTGATGGAGAGCGAGGCGCTGGAGATCCTCTCCGTTCTGGCTAAATCCACAGAGCAGAGCCCCATCTCCAGAGCAGCACAGCACTGCCTGGATAAAGCCATTGAGTACGGCATCATCAAGAAGCcagaggaagggggagaaggaAATGAGCCCTGA
- the LOC129866911 gene encoding protein shisa-like-1a, which produces MLCETYSDHWGGHHTGFHCPRLSDPPDLSFCCWLGEGLGLKQCCPRSQYHNSMNSSQTETRENSKEPVYSYRSLFQTVVLLYGSLVLVLMLVDFLWFCRARGLSVTSALTRHVTCPRWISSLLFPYSNKTQQQLYRYHGNGRDSQVLGEHKIPQDSSCL; this is translated from the exons ATGCTGTGTGAGACCTACTCTGACCACTGGGGGGGTCACCACACAGGGTTCCACTGTCCCCGCCTCTCTGACCCCCCTGACCTGTCCTTCTGTTGCTGGCTGGGAGAGGGGCTGGGGCTCAAACAGTGCTGCCCACGTTCCCAGTACCACAATAGCATGAACAgcagtcagacagagaccagagagaacTCCAAAGAACCTGTTTACAG CTACAGGTCCCTGTTCCAGACTGTGGTTCTGCTCTATGGGTCCTTGGTACTGGTCCTGATGCTTGTGGACTTCCTATGGTTCTGTCGTGCACGGGGTCTCTCAGTAACATCAGCTCTTACGAGGCATGTCACGTGTCCCCGCTGGATCTCTAGCCTCCTCTTCCCCTACAGCAACAAGACACAGCAGCAGCTCTACCGCTACCATGGCAATGGGAGGGACTCACAAGTCCTAGGTGAGCACAAGATCCCTCAAGACTCCTCTTGTCTCTAA